In Amyelois transitella isolate CPQ chromosome 5, ilAmyTran1.1, whole genome shotgun sequence, one DNA window encodes the following:
- the LOC106142290 gene encoding E3 ubiquitin-protein ligase SIAH1A-like, with amino-acid sequence MSTNNKRRGASGSSCSVSGVPALVNVPTAMSADLASLFECPVCFDYVLPPILQCQSGHLVCSSCRPKLSCCPTCRGPLGNIRNLAMEKVASNVMFPCKHSNTGCTVTLVHTEKAEHEEACEFRPYSCPCPGASCKWQGGLDQVMPHLMMSHKSITTLQGEDIVFLATDINLPGAVDWVMMQSCFNHHFMLVLEKQEKFDGHQQFFAIVQLIGSRKEAENFAYRLELNGHRRRLTWEAMPRSIHEGVSSAIMNSDCLVFDTSLAQLFADNGNLGINVTISIA; translated from the coding sequence ATGAGCACAAACAACAAACGGCGTGGAGCTAGCGGTTCCAGTTGTTCTGTGTCTGGAGTGCCCGCACTCGTGAACGTGCCCACAGCCATGTCTGCAGACCTCGCTTCGTTATTCGAGTGTCCCGTGTGCTTCGACTATGTTCTGCCGCCGATTTTACAGTGCCAAAGCGGGCACCTGGTGTGTTCCAGCTGCAGACCGAAACTGTCGTGCTGCCCGACTTGCCGCGGCCCTCTCGGCAACATCCGCAACCTCGCCATGGAAAAAGTCGCCAGTAATGTTATGTTCCCTTGTAAACATTCCAACACTGGCTGCACAGTCACCTTAGTGCACACTGAGAAGGCAGAACATGAAGAGGCGTGTGAATTTAGGCCTTACTCATGTCCCTGTCCTGGAGCATCATGTAAGTGGCAAGGGGGATTAGATCAAGTTATGCCTCATTTGATGATGTCTCACAAAAGCATCACTACCCTTCAAGGAGAAGACATAGTGTTCCTGGCAACGGATATTAACTTGCCTGGAGCTGTAGACTGGGTGATGATGCAGTCCTGCTTCAATCATCACTTTATGTTAGTACTTGAAAAGCAAGAGAAGTTTGATGGACATCAACAATTTTTTGCCATTGTACAACTGATAGGTTCTCGTAAGGAAGCAGAGAACTTTGCGTATAGACTAGAACTGAATGGGCACCGCAGACGGCTCACATGGGAAGCGATGCCACGCTCAATCCACGAGGGAGTCTCGTCAGCGATCATGAACTCGGACTGCCTGGTGTTTGACACGTCGCTCGCACAACTGTTTGCTGACAACGGGAACCTTGGAATCAATGTCACAATTTCTATTGCCTAA